The nucleotide sequence ACGAAGggcaagaaggagggaaggaggcaggcagaggaagcTCCCAGGTGGAGAGGCCAGGGAGGGCTTCCTTCCAGAGCACATAGTCCTGCCCTTGGGCCTCGAGGggatgcagggggcaagggttcccTGCGGCCCCTGCTCCACAGAGCTGCCCCCGGCCCCGCACCCACCTTTTCCAGAGTGTACGTTGCTCGTTCAATGATCTCAGGGAAATGTTCATCGTATTCTCGGATGACATCCTTCAGCATGTctgcaggaggggaggggtgggcaaaGCACCGAGGCTGAGCAGGGGCCACAGAGCTGCAGCTTTTCTGTCAGCCCTGCTGAAGGGAGCACACTCAGGACCCCACACCGTGCAAATGGAGCCATCAGCCAggcctgatgtgtgtgtgtgggcatctGATGGGAGGCCCACAGGGCAGGGTtgtgggaggggggaagggcagAGCTCAGGGAGGGGGCACAGGTTGCCCACCTGAGCGCTTGATGGGGATCTTCTTGTAGTCTTTAATCATCAGATATTTCACCAACTTATTTGCCTGGAGAAGGAGGGAGCACACGGGTAGACCAAGGCGTGGGCGACCTCAAAGAACAGGCCCGCAAGGGAGGAGAGGAGCGAGATGGGGGAAGGGCAGGCTTCTTACCCTCTCTTGCAGAAGGGTCACATTGCGGGGTGGCAAGCACAGTACGTGCCTTGAGGGTACCTGGGACCTCAGGGCCATGGGGGGCCGAGGGGCCATCTGAGGCCGCACAGTTGTCAGTGGGGGCTGCGATGCCCTCCAGGTCGGTGGGACCGCAGGAGGCTCTCTCTCCTCCTCGCTGCTCTCATATTCGTCATCCAGGTGCTTGGACTGTACCATCAGACAGAGGAGAGACTCAGGGCTACCAGGCTACCCGTGcaaaagcacctggcacacatCTTAACCAGAGCAGGTACTTGGAGATAAGGGTAGTAGGAACAGCGGATGACACGTGCCGAGtgcttactaagtgccaggcactgagccaaCCGCTTCTCCCTCCAGGCCTGAGGGTAGGGACTACGTGGAGTAAAAACATGCTAGTTAACCTGTCTTGGAGAAACATGCACAAGctgagagaagaggggagggaaggagagggaaggagaggggaggggaagggaggggatgcggggagggagaggaggaggcagagaggagagggccCAGAAAGCAGGGGAGCAAGGGGGGTTGGAGACAGCAGGGAGGTCTCACCTTCTTTGTCCTCTTGCCTCccatcctggcccagggctccgCACTCTGCTGAGAGGTGGCAGCTGCACCCTCAGGCTCAGGGATGCTCGTGGCCATCTTGGCCTTGGCAGCAGCTGCTGCCACAACATTCTGAGGCTCCACCCACCGAGTCTTGGCGAGAGCCTTCCCAGACTTGGTCGTCTTTGGCCGGGTGGCTGCCCCCTCCCCGGCAGAGGCTGCCTGGGGCCCCCCGGAGGCAGCACTGGGGCCCTCTGTGGCAGCCTCTTGGGCCGGGGCAGGTCTCTTGGGGCGTGGGAAGGCCATGCCACTGACACCTGCCGGCTGGGTGAAATCAAAGACATCGTTCTGACCCAGGAAGGCTGTTTTGGGCCGGGTGGCATCCATCTCACTGGCACGTGGGGCCTGGGAGAAAGCACAGGCCGTACTAGGGCCCTCGGCAGCAGCCTCCTGGGCCCGGGAGGATGTCTGGGGCTGCGTGGACCTTGCTGGAGCCCCGGGGGTGGCCATCTCGCTCTTGACTAGCATCTGGGAGCTGTGCGGAGAAGCAAGGCTTGTCTCAAGGGTGGCTGCCTGAGCCTCGGCAGCGGATGTCATGGGCTGGGTATCGCCTCCTGAGCCCTGGTCTGTGGCCACTGAGTGGTTAGCGACCACCTGATGGTAGGTGGCacgggcagcagcagcagcggcccgAGCAGCTTGGTTAGAGGAGGCGGCCCGGGCTACGTTGGCAGCACGGGCAGCCGGCTCGTTGGCAAGTGTTTCTGGATCCATCCGAAATGCCTCCAGCAGAGTCCTGGCCAGCATAGGGTTTTCAAGTTCCCAGGGCTCATTCTGCAAgaccagggaggggagggcaagGCAGACAGCTGTACACACTCGCCCTGTGCTGGCCAGCCCCCGACCAGCCCCCAGACCCTCCCAAATCCCCCTTCTCCCAGCAGGAGAGGGAAGGTTTGGTGAAGCTGGGCAGTCCTTCCCCATTCAACTCCAGCcttcacccaccccctcctcccatcctccctgacGTCGCAGGAGGGAAGGCCCAGGGCTAGCAGGTGGCCGACAAGGGGCCTCACCGCTAAGATGCGAAAGCCTGGACCCAAGCTCCCAAAGGCTCTGAGGATACGGATGTCAAAGCTGGTGAGGGCTCCGTAGCCTCCAAAAGCACCAAATTCTTCATAGTCGTTGCCTTCAACCATGTCTTCCTCCCCGACTTCATCACTACCCTCGTCCATGTCTTCAACGTTGTACCCTTCAGATTCTTTGTGGTAGCTTCCCTCAGCCATGCTGGGGGTCCCAAGGAGAAGAGAGCTCAGCCTGAGAGGGACGGGGAGGCCTCttcagggggaggggggcaggaccCAGCAGGAGGCCGGATCTCTCAGGAAGTGGGGAGCTGCAATCATCAGGTTACCAGGCAGTATAAggtcggggtgggtgggggagtgaAGGCTGCTGGGGTAGATTCCCTCAGAGACAGAGCCCTAAGAGAAGGATAGAGGAGGTCGGAGGAGTCCCTACACTGAAAGGGGAGTTTAGGACAGGCAGGCTCCCCGGCCCAGCGGCCGGATTTGAACAAGGGGTGCACTGGCGGGCCTGGGTCCAAAGAGTCCCATAGGAGATGCgttgagagagggagaaataaagcGCCTGAATTTAATGCCTGGAGCAGGGGGCCAGGACGGTGGGGAGGAGAATGACATGAGAGGGCTGAGACAAACGGGGACCGCTGGAAGCTCTGGGAAAATGAATCCCAGGGACCCTCTAAGTGCCGGTGGGGGGATTCAGCTGATTCAGGTCTAGGTTGGGCTCATACAGGAGCGCTCAAGGTGTATGGGGTGGGGGTCTTCGGGCTAGGTGAGGCTCGAACTGGAGCGCTGGAGGTCTCAGAGGCCAGGACTGCAACTCCAGGAAGGGGGCAAAACGTTCAGTTCCACTGGATTGATCTCAGAGtgtttggggtggaggtggggcctcCGCTCTAAGGAAGCTCAGCACGGAGCACACGGGTCTGTTAAAGGGGTTCGGATGGTGGGCTCCGGTGTAAGTAGGGCTCGGATCGGGGAGCCTGCGTCTGATGGCGGTGGAGGGGGGAGGCTCCTATCTAGACCGCGGGTCTAAGGGGGTTCAGGTTCTGCGTGCTTGGGCTTTGTTCAGATCCGGGGGCGGGGGATTGGGGATGGGGAGGGCACAGCGTACCCTCGTTCCACTCGCTCTCTCCCGGTCCTGTCTGGGGCTGGATCCTTACCTTCCCTGGGGCTCCAATGGCGTCCGTCCTCAGCACCAGGAACCCCGCAGCCGCGCCCTCGCCTACTGCTGCCAGCACAGCAGCTCCGACCACCCCGCCCCTTTTCTCCGCGCAACGCCCCCCCTCCCCGCCGCGCGGCTGGGCAGCCTGCGCATGCGCGGACCCCTCCAGCCGGCCCGCTTTCCCAACAAAAGCCTTTCCCACCAGGTCCCCTGTGCGCATGCGATTCCGCCAGTGGGTGGGCGGGGTAGGGGGGCGTTTTCTCCTTCCCGCCAGATTCCCCTCACCGTTCCCCACCTCCGCCTCCGCGCCCCCGACCGCAGGCGCGGGCACTCACACCCTGTACTGCGGTTCCAACCCATCCATCATACACCCTCAGTCCCCCCACTTTTGCACAATGCttctcagccctgccctcccccttgcCTCTAAGCTCCTCCAGTGTGGTCTGGAATACACTGAGCCCTGCTTCCCCAGCGTGACCCCTAGGTCACCAATACAGAGGTCTCTAGCCCAGTCTGcaactgcaacaagagaaatggaaatggcgAGAGGACACCAGTTCCCTTTGCGTTCCCCTCCACTATCCACCTCTAGGGCCCCCAGACACACTGGGAACATCTGCTTCCCCAGCCACTCTTCATGCAGCTTGTGTGTCACAGCCTGAGCTGTGCTGGGCATTATCTTCctctcacagcagccctgggaggtggatgtcagcatccccattttacagatcaggaagctgaggcacagacgGACACATCGCACAACC is from Orcinus orca chromosome X, mOrcOrc1.1, whole genome shotgun sequence and encodes:
- the LOC125960236 gene encoding melanoma-associated antigen D4 isoform X1, whose translation is MAEGSYHKESEGYNVEDMDEGSDEVGEEDMVEGNDYEEFGAFGGYGALTSFDIRILRAFGSLGPGFRILANEPWELENPMLARTLLEAFRMDPETLANEPAARAANVARAASSNQAARAAAAAARATYHQVVANHSVATDQGSGGDTQPMTSAAEAQAATLETSLASPHSSQMLVKSEMATPGAPARSTQPQTSSRAQEAAAEGPSTACAFSQAPRASEMDATRPKTAFLGQNDVFDFTQPAGVSGMAFPRPKRPAPAQEAATEGPSAASGGPQAASAGEGAATRPKTTKSGKALAKTRWVEPQNVVAAAAAKAKMATSIPEPEGAAATSQQSAEPWARMGGKRTKKSKHLDDEYESSEEEREPPAVPPTWRASQPPLTTVRPQMAPRPPMALRSQVPSRHVLCLPPRNVTLLQERANKLVKYLMIKDYKKIPIKRSDMLKDVIREYDEHFPEIIERATYTLEKKFGIHLKEIDKEEHLYILVCTRDSSARLLGKTKDTPRLSLLLVILGVIFMNGNRASEAVLWEALRKMGLRPGVRHPFLGDLRKLITEDFVKQKYLEYKKIPNSSPPEYEFLWGLRARHETSKMRVLRFIAQYQNRDPREWRAHFLEAVDDAFKTMDVDMAEEHARAQMRAQMNIGEEALIGRWSWDDIQVELLTWDEDGDFGDAWSRIPFAFWARYHQYILNSNRANRRGTWRAGVSSGTNGAASTSMLDGPSTSSTIRTRNAARTSASFFSWIQQR
- the LOC125960236 gene encoding melanoma-associated antigen D4 isoform X3 encodes the protein MAEGSYHKESEGYNVEDMDEGSDEVGEEDMVEGNDYEEFGAFGGYGALTSFDIRILRAFGSLGPGFRILANEPWELENPMLARTLLEAFRMDPETLANEPAARAANVARAASSNQAARAAAAAARATYHQVVANHSVATDQGSGGDTQPMTSAAEAQAATLETSLASPHSSQMLVKSEMATPGAPARSTQPQTSSRAQEAAAEGPSTACAFSQAPRASEMDATRPKTAFLGQNDVFDFTQPAGVSGMAFPRPKRPAPAQEAATEGPSAASGGPQAASAGEGAATRPKTTKSGKALAKTRWVEPQNVVAAAAAKAKMATSIPEPEGAAATSQQSAEPWARMGGKRTKKANKLVKYLMIKDYKKIPIKRSDMLKDVIREYDEHFPEIIERATYTLEKKFGIHLKEIDKEEHLYILVCTRDSSARLLGKTKDTPRLSLLLVILGVIFMNGNRASEAVLWEALRKMGLRPGVRHPFLGDLRKLITEDFVKQKYLEYKKIPNSSPPEYEFLWGLRARHETSKMRVLRFIAQYQNRDPREWRAHFLEAVDDAFKTMDVDMAEEHARAQMRAQMNIGEEALIGRWSWDDIQVELLTWDEDGDFGDAWSRIPFAFWARYHQYILNSNRANRRGTWRAGVSSGTNGAASTSMLDGPSTSSTIRTRNAARTSASFFSWIQQR
- the LOC125960236 gene encoding melanoma-associated antigen D4 isoform X2, whose product is MAEGSYHKESEGYNVEDMDEGSDEVGEEDMVEGNDYEEFGAFGGYGALTSFDIRILRAFGSLGPGFRILANEPWELENPMLARTLLEAFRMDPETLANEPAARAANVARAASSNQAARAAAAAARATYHQVVANHSVATDQGSGGDTQPMTSAAEAQAATLETSLASPHSSQMLVKSEMATPGAPARSTQPQTSSRAQEAAAEGPSTACAFSQAPRASEMDATRPKTAFLGQNDVFDFTQPAGVSGMAFPRPKRPAPAQEAATEGPSAASGGPQAASAGEGAATRPKTTKSGKALAKTRWVEPQNVVAAAAAKAKMATSIPEPEGAAATSQQSAEPWARMGGKRTKKSKHLDDEYESSEEEREPPAVPPTWRASQPPLTTVRPQMAPRPPMALRSQVPSRHVLCLPPRNVTLLQERANKLVKYLMIKDYKKIPIKRSDMLKDVIREYDEHFPEIIERATYTLEKKFGIHLKEIDKEEHLYILVCTRDSSARLLGKTKDTPRLSLLLVILGVIFMNGNRASEAVLWEALRKMGLRPGVRHPFLGDLRKLITEDFVKQKYLEYKKIPNSSPPEYEFLWGLRARHETSKMRVLRFIAQYQNRDPREWRAHFLEAVDDAFKTMDVDMAEEHARAQMRAQMNIGEEALIGRWSWDDIQVELLTWDEDGDFGDAWSRIPFAFWARYHQYILNSNRANRRGTWRAGVSSGTNGAASTSMLDGPSTSSTIRTRNAARTSASFFSWIQ